Proteins from one Caulobacter sp. X genomic window:
- a CDS encoding 5-formyltetrahydrofolate cyclo-ligase, whose amino-acid sequence MTIADPVAAKTALRVFLRNQRKQLAREHPQADWMIAEVGREPLARLFPDPVGKVAALYHGLGSELSPLLLGDHLREAGWSLALPAVIDPDAHRMVFRAWTPGEHLVHDTIGLRAPSAKNPVVEPDLVITPLLAFQRDGVRLGQGGGYYDRALASLRARKPVVVLGVAYSGQQAENLPHESHDQRLDAILTEKEYIAVKA is encoded by the coding sequence ATGACCATCGCCGACCCCGTCGCGGCCAAGACGGCCCTGCGCGTCTTCCTGCGCAACCAGCGCAAGCAGCTGGCCCGCGAGCATCCTCAGGCCGACTGGATGATCGCCGAGGTGGGGCGTGAGCCCTTGGCGCGCCTCTTCCCCGATCCCGTTGGCAAGGTCGCGGCGCTCTATCACGGCCTGGGCTCGGAGCTTTCTCCGCTTCTGTTGGGCGATCATCTGCGCGAGGCCGGCTGGAGCCTGGCCCTGCCGGCGGTGATCGATCCCGACGCGCATCGCATGGTGTTCCGCGCTTGGACGCCCGGCGAGCACCTGGTCCACGACACGATCGGCCTGCGGGCCCCCAGCGCCAAGAACCCCGTCGTGGAGCCCGATCTGGTCATCACGCCGCTGCTGGCCTTCCAGCGCGACGGCGTGCGGCTGGGGCAGGGCGGGGGCTATTACGACCGGGCGCTGGCGAGTTTGCGGGCCCGCAAGCCGGTCGTCGTGCTGGGCGTCGCCTACAGCGGTCAGCAGGCGGAGAATTTGCCGCACGAGTCGCATGATCAAAGGTTGGACGCCATTCTCACCGAAAAAGAGTATATCGCGGTCAAAGCCTGA
- a CDS encoding TIGR00282 family metallophosphoesterase, translating into MGLSMRFAFFGDVVGKSGRDGLADHLPDLRRRLGLEFVIINAENAAAGFGITENTARELFEAGADCLTLGNHSWDQREALTYIVREPRLIRPANYPILSDAPGRGSHLFQTDSGKTIFVVNLLGRVHMDAMDDPFAAADRELDKAPLGQVADAVIVDMHCEATSEKMAMGHYCDGRASLVVGTHTHVPTADCQVLPGGTAYQTDAGACADYDSVIGNQKEEPLRRFTTKISGGRYQPASGPATVCGVFVETDDRTGLATRVEPIRVGGRLSPHIPAV; encoded by the coding sequence TTGGGACTCTCGATGCGTTTCGCCTTTTTCGGCGATGTCGTCGGCAAGTCGGGCCGGGACGGCCTGGCCGACCATCTGCCCGACCTTCGCCGCCGTCTCGGCCTGGAGTTCGTCATCATCAACGCCGAGAACGCGGCCGCGGGTTTCGGCATCACCGAGAACACCGCGCGCGAGCTGTTCGAGGCCGGCGCCGACTGCCTGACCCTGGGCAACCACAGCTGGGACCAGCGCGAGGCCCTGACCTATATCGTGCGCGAGCCGCGCCTGATCCGTCCCGCCAACTATCCGATCCTGTCGGACGCGCCGGGCCGGGGCAGCCACCTCTTCCAGACGGACTCGGGCAAGACGATCTTCGTCGTCAACCTGCTGGGCCGGGTGCACATGGACGCCATGGACGATCCGTTCGCCGCCGCCGACCGCGAGCTGGACAAGGCGCCGCTGGGCCAGGTGGCCGACGCGGTGATCGTCGACATGCACTGCGAGGCGACGTCCGAGAAGATGGCCATGGGCCACTATTGCGACGGCCGCGCCTCTCTGGTGGTGGGCACCCACACCCACGTGCCGACAGCCGACTGCCAGGTCCTGCCGGGCGGCACCGCCTACCAGACCGACGCGGGCGCCTGCGCCGACTATGACAGCGTGATCGGCAACCAGAAGGAAGAGCCGCTGCGGCGGTTCACCACTAAGATCAGCGGCGGCCGCTACCAGCCGGCCAGCGGCCCGGCCACGGTCTGCGGCGTCTTCGTCGAGACGGACGACCGCACCGGCCTGGCGACGCGGGTGGAGCCGATCCGGGTGGGCGGGCGGCTGAGCCCTCACATTCCGGCGGTTTGA
- a CDS encoding organic hydroperoxide resistance protein: MTDAIYTAHAHAVGGRNGTAKSDDGHLDVKLAYPKSMGGDGNGTNPEQLFAAGYSACFLGALGLVARNQGVKLGEHSLDAEVDLIKDETSFHVGVRLKLSAPELDRETAEKLLRAAHEVCPYSKATRGNVQVDLEVA, translated from the coding sequence ATGACCGACGCCATCTACACCGCCCACGCCCACGCCGTCGGTGGCCGCAATGGAACGGCCAAGTCCGATGACGGCCATCTGGACGTCAAGCTGGCCTATCCGAAGTCGATGGGCGGCGACGGCAATGGCACGAACCCCGAGCAGTTGTTCGCCGCCGGCTACAGCGCCTGTTTCCTAGGCGCCCTGGGTCTTGTCGCTCGCAACCAGGGCGTCAAGCTGGGCGAGCACAGCCTGGACGCCGAGGTCGACCTGATCAAGGACGAGACCAGCTTCCACGTCGGCGTGCGCCTGAAGCTGAGCGCGCCCGAACTGGACCGTGAAACGGCCGAGAAGCTGCTGCGCGCCGCCCACGAGGTCTGCCCCTACTCGAAGGCCACGCGCGGCAACGTCCAAGTCGATCTGGAAGTCGCCTAA
- a CDS encoding glutathione S-transferase family protein, producing the protein MSLTLHAHPLSSFCWKALIGLYENDTPFENAMVDLGDPAKREAFRKLSPMGKMPALRDEARGETVNETSVILDYLDLHYPGPVRFTPIDPDEAWRMRFWDRFFDHYVHHPMQRIVADRLRPKEAKDGFGVDEAYAQMSTACDHLESALADGRTWICDDFGLADCAAMPALFYANKVQALAERWPLCLAYLERLKARPAVQRVLSEAEPFFHYFPEA; encoded by the coding sequence ATGAGCCTGACGCTGCACGCCCACCCGCTGTCCTCCTTCTGCTGGAAGGCGCTGATCGGCCTCTACGAGAACGACACGCCCTTCGAGAACGCGATGGTTGACCTGGGCGACCCCGCCAAGCGCGAGGCGTTTCGCAAGCTGTCGCCGATGGGCAAGATGCCCGCGCTGCGTGACGAGGCGCGGGGCGAGACCGTCAACGAGACCAGCGTCATCCTCGACTACCTGGACCTTCACTATCCCGGCCCCGTTCGGTTCACGCCGATCGATCCGGACGAGGCCTGGCGCATGCGCTTCTGGGACCGCTTCTTCGACCACTATGTCCACCATCCGATGCAGCGGATCGTCGCCGATCGACTGCGTCCCAAGGAGGCCAAGGACGGCTTCGGAGTCGACGAGGCCTACGCTCAGATGTCCACGGCCTGCGACCACCTAGAGAGCGCGCTGGCCGACGGCCGGACGTGGATATGCGACGACTTCGGCCTCGCCGACTGCGCGGCCATGCCGGCGCTGTTCTACGCGAACAAGGTCCAGGCTCTGGCCGAGCGCTGGCCGCTATGCCTGGCCTATCTGGAGCGGCTGAAGGCCCGGCCCGCGGTCCAGCGCGTGCTGTCCGAGGCCGAGCCGTTCTTCCACTACTTTCCCGAAGCTTAG
- a CDS encoding YebC/PmpR family DNA-binding transcriptional regulator: protein MAGHSKFKNIMHRKGRADAARSKLFSKLSREITVAAKSGLPDPAMNPRLRLAVNNAKAESLPKDVIDRAIKKSQMGDAADYTEIRYEGVAAGGVGIIVEVMTDNKNRAAANVRSYFTKMGGNMGATGSVTFNFDRVGQISYPAKTASEDEMMEAAIEAGADDVISDMEEEGEGHTIYTAFEDLNEVAAALEAKFGAAANTKIAWRPKMQVPVTGDSVATLMKLLDMLDEDDDVQAVYSNEDISEEDLAKLG, encoded by the coding sequence ATGGCCGGCCACTCGAAATTCAAGAACATCATGCACCGCAAGGGTCGCGCCGACGCCGCGCGGTCCAAGCTGTTCTCCAAGCTGTCGCGGGAAATCACCGTCGCGGCCAAGTCGGGTCTGCCCGATCCGGCCATGAACCCGCGCCTGCGCCTGGCCGTGAACAACGCCAAGGCCGAGAGCCTGCCCAAGGACGTCATCGATCGCGCGATCAAGAAGTCGCAGATGGGCGACGCGGCCGACTACACCGAAATCCGCTACGAGGGCGTGGCCGCCGGCGGCGTCGGGATCATCGTCGAGGTGATGACCGACAACAAGAACCGCGCCGCCGCCAACGTCCGCTCCTACTTCACCAAGATGGGCGGCAACATGGGCGCCACCGGCTCGGTGACCTTCAACTTCGACCGCGTCGGCCAGATCAGCTATCCGGCCAAGACCGCCTCGGAAGACGAGATGATGGAAGCCGCCATCGAGGCCGGCGCCGACGACGTCATCTCGGACATGGAAGAGGAAGGCGAAGGCCACACGATCTACACCGCCTTCGAGGACCTGAACGAAGTGGCCGCGGCCCTGGAAGCCAAGTTCGGCGCGGCGGCCAACACCAAGATCGCCTGGCGTCCGAAGATGCAGGTGCCGGTCACCGGCGACAGCGTCGCCACCCTGATGAAGCTGCTCGACATGCTGGACGAGGACGACGACGTCCAGGCCGTCTACTCGAACGAAGACATCAGCGAGGAAGACCTGGCCAAGCTGGGGTGA
- a CDS encoding MgtC/SapB family protein yields the protein MAWLSPADFLPILGALVAGGVIGFEREYRARPAGLRTHILVSLASALLMLAAVHQVRWMSDTPSDVLRIDPVRMAHGVLTGVGFLCGGVIFQQGVSVHGLTTAASLWITSAIGTLFGVGLYELAILGTVLAVATLSAARWLDHGLPQKNYAEISVRSRRETPLDEEELRSLMAEYDLKGQKLNHRLRDGGAVFELAGAFSGKGALRLREVAHRLRSDPRVVEFDILPRKD from the coding sequence ATGGCCTGGCTGTCCCCCGCAGACTTCCTGCCCATCCTCGGCGCGCTGGTCGCCGGCGGCGTCATTGGGTTCGAGCGTGAGTACCGCGCCCGGCCGGCGGGCCTGCGCACCCACATTCTGGTCAGCCTCGCCTCGGCCCTGCTGATGTTGGCCGCCGTCCATCAGGTGCGGTGGATGAGCGACACCCCGTCCGACGTCCTGCGCATCGACCCTGTCCGCATGGCCCACGGCGTGCTGACCGGCGTCGGCTTCCTGTGCGGCGGGGTGATCTTCCAGCAGGGCGTGTCGGTGCATGGCCTCACCACCGCCGCCTCCCTGTGGATAACTTCGGCGATCGGGACTCTGTTCGGCGTAGGCCTCTACGAGCTGGCGATCCTCGGCACGGTGCTGGCGGTGGCCACCCTGAGCGCCGCGCGATGGCTGGACCACGGCCTGCCGCAGAAGAACTATGCCGAGATCAGCGTCCGCTCGCGCCGCGAGACGCCGCTGGACGAAGAGGAGCTGCGCAGCCTGATGGCCGAGTACGACCTCAAGGGCCAGAAGCTGAATCACAGGCTGCGCGACGGCGGCGCGGTGTTCGAGCTGGCCGGCGCCTTCTCCGGCAAGGGCGCGCTGCGCCTGCGCGAGGTGGCTCATCGCCTGCGGTCCGATCCGCGCGTCGTCGAGTTCGACATCCTGCCGCGCAAGGATTGA
- a CDS encoding nucleoside hydrolase: MVLRVHIDTDCGVDDALALALLARARQAVEVVSVSAVFGNTYVDQAAANARGVLRLAGCGAEVYIGAGSGLAKRRVERMRPAHGVDGLNGAGFSQRWKLPELERGHSANFLAFAARRKVAGLFLGPLTNLAKGLLEDPAAFRDWRPTVMAGAFEVEGKAAGGADFNSWSDPEALQRTLESGVMPRLMPLDASHQVEVTAADLARGADCCGSPLSARLTKAAGPYIAFHKGVWGGEGCRPHDAVAAASLIAPEFFTFEPARVRVAVDGARLGRVERIDGAPNAEVCVGLDVEAVTRLIVSGLFGAKAVEAA, translated from the coding sequence ATGGTCCTGCGGGTACACATCGACACCGATTGCGGCGTGGACGACGCGCTGGCGCTGGCGCTGCTGGCGCGCGCCCGTCAGGCGGTCGAGGTGGTCTCGGTCTCGGCGGTGTTCGGCAACACCTATGTCGACCAGGCGGCCGCCAATGCGCGCGGCGTGCTGCGCCTCGCCGGTTGCGGGGCCGAGGTCTATATCGGCGCCGGCTCGGGCCTGGCCAAGCGGCGGGTCGAGCGGATGCGGCCGGCCCATGGCGTGGACGGCCTGAACGGGGCCGGCTTCTCGCAACGCTGGAAGCTGCCGGAGCTGGAGCGCGGCCATTCGGCGAACTTCCTGGCCTTCGCCGCCCGTCGAAAGGTCGCGGGCCTGTTCCTCGGGCCGCTGACCAACCTCGCCAAGGGCCTGCTGGAGGATCCCGCCGCCTTTCGCGACTGGCGGCCGACGGTCATGGCCGGCGCCTTCGAGGTCGAGGGCAAGGCGGCGGGCGGCGCCGACTTCAACAGCTGGAGCGATCCGGAAGCCCTGCAGCGCACCCTGGAGTCCGGCGTCATGCCGCGGCTGATGCCTTTGGACGCTAGCCATCAGGTCGAGGTGACCGCCGCTGACCTGGCGCGCGGCGCCGACTGCTGCGGCTCGCCGTTGTCGGCGCGGCTGACCAAGGCGGCTGGGCCTTACATCGCCTTCCACAAGGGCGTCTGGGGCGGCGAGGGCTGTCGGCCGCACGACGCCGTGGCCGCCGCCAGCCTGATCGCGCCGGAGTTTTTCACGTTCGAGCCGGCGCGGGTTCGCGTGGCGGTCGACGGGGCGCGCCTGGGTCGCGTCGAACGCATCGACGGCGCGCCGAACGCCGAGGTCTGCGTGGGGCTCGACGTCGAGGCCGTGACGCGATTGATCGTCAGCGGCCTATTTGGCGCGAAGGCGGTCGAGGCGGCCTAA
- a CDS encoding GFA family protein — MTLRTGGCRCGEIRYELSAAPMFHVACHCRDCQYVAGGSPNLTMVFPADSLSVIRGEPRVYKARETSGGSYFCGTCGVHVFSRPDKNRDMVAVKVGGLDDAADFKVQADMWMASAPPWHRPHDGAMQFEQNPPA, encoded by the coding sequence ATGACCTTGCGAACAGGCGGCTGCCGCTGCGGCGAAATTCGTTATGAGCTCTCGGCCGCGCCGATGTTCCACGTGGCCTGCCATTGCCGAGACTGCCAATACGTGGCTGGCGGCTCGCCAAACCTGACGATGGTGTTTCCCGCCGACTCCTTGAGCGTGATCCGGGGCGAGCCTCGCGTTTACAAGGCGCGCGAAACCAGCGGCGGCAGCTATTTCTGCGGAACCTGCGGTGTCCACGTCTTCTCGCGGCCGGACAAGAACCGCGACATGGTGGCGGTCAAGGTGGGCGGCTTGGACGACGCCGCCGACTTCAAGGTGCAGGCCGACATGTGGATGGCCAGCGCGCCGCCTTGGCATCGCCCCCACGACGGCGCGATGCAGTTCGAGCAAAACCCGCCAGCTTAG
- the ruvC gene encoding crossover junction endodeoxyribonuclease RuvC has translation MREHMMNANRTPIRILGLDPGLRRTGWGVLTIDGARMSHVAHGVIVPDEKADFAQRLLHLFEGICAVIEQHRPDEAAVEEVFLNTNAQSTLKLGHARAAALIAPARAGLPVAEYSTRLVKKAVVGTGAADKAQIGFMIARLLPTAGKTTADCADALAVAITHANLRAAHRRVA, from the coding sequence GTGCGAGAACACATGATGAACGCGAATCGCACGCCCATCCGCATCCTCGGCCTCGATCCGGGCCTTCGCCGCACCGGCTGGGGCGTGCTGACCATCGACGGCGCGCGCATGAGCCACGTCGCCCACGGGGTCATCGTCCCTGACGAGAAGGCCGACTTCGCCCAGCGCCTGCTGCATCTGTTCGAAGGCATCTGCGCCGTGATCGAGCAGCACCGCCCCGACGAGGCCGCCGTCGAGGAGGTGTTCCTCAACACCAACGCCCAATCGACGCTGAAGCTGGGCCACGCCCGGGCCGCCGCTCTGATCGCGCCGGCCCGCGCCGGCCTGCCGGTCGCGGAATACTCCACGCGCCTGGTCAAGAAGGCTGTGGTCGGCACCGGCGCGGCCGACAAGGCCCAGATCGGCTTCATGATCGCCCGCCTGCTGCCGACGGCGGGCAAGACCACGGCCGACTGCGCCGACGCCCTGGCCGTCGCCATCACCCACGCCAACCTGCGCGCCGCCCACCGGAGGGTCGCATGA
- the ruvA gene encoding Holliday junction branch migration protein RuvA, with translation MIGRLRGAVAEVGEEEALIDVMGVGYVVRCGHRTLQRLPALGEETLLHIESQWSESAGLRLYGFLTREDRRAFVLLQAIQGVGPKAAMAVLDVLSPAELASAVAREDKAAVGRANGVGPKLALRIVTELKDKPITDGPVLMTAPAAGAAASAPAKPAPTGDAVAALMGLGVAEVNARRVVEAAADRLGEEATVQALIKAGLQELGR, from the coding sequence ATGATCGGTCGTCTCAGAGGCGCCGTCGCCGAGGTCGGCGAGGAAGAGGCCCTGATCGACGTCATGGGCGTCGGATACGTCGTCCGCTGCGGTCACCGCACGCTGCAGCGCCTGCCGGCCCTGGGCGAGGAGACCCTGCTGCACATCGAGAGCCAGTGGAGCGAGAGCGCCGGGCTTCGGCTTTACGGTTTCCTGACCCGCGAGGACCGCCGCGCCTTCGTGCTGCTGCAGGCGATCCAGGGCGTGGGGCCCAAGGCCGCCATGGCGGTGCTGGACGTCCTGTCGCCGGCTGAATTGGCCTCGGCCGTCGCCCGCGAGGACAAGGCCGCCGTCGGCCGCGCCAACGGCGTGGGGCCCAAGCTCGCTTTGCGCATCGTCACCGAGCTGAAGGACAAGCCGATCACCGACGGGCCCGTGCTGATGACAGCGCCCGCCGCCGGCGCCGCGGCCTCGGCCCCAGCCAAGCCCGCCCCGACCGGCGACGCCGTCGCCGCCCTGATGGGCCTGGGCGTGGCCGAGGTGAACGCCCGCCGCGTCGTCGAGGCGGCCGCCGATCGCCTCGGCGAGGAGGCCACCGTGCAGGCCCTGATCAAGGCCGGCCTGCAGGAACTCGGCCGATGA
- the ruvB gene encoding Holliday junction branch migration DNA helicase RuvB yields the protein MTRVISGEPQHGDLAPADRALRPQTLAEFVGQEQAKGNLRVFIEAAKGRGEALDHVLLFGPPGLGKTTLAQIVARELGVNFRATSGPVLNKPGDLAAILTNLEANDVLFIDEIHRLSSNVEEILYPAMEDHVLDLVIGEGPSARSIRIDLAPFTLVAATTRAGMLATPLRDRFGIPIRLEFYTPAELRHVLQHAARKMGAPLSDDGADEIAKRARGTPRVAGRLLRRVRDFATADGATIIDRKAAGLALARLEVDESGLDSLDRRYLRAMIEHYGGGPVGVETIAYAIAEARDAVEDVIEPYLMQQGFIQRTPRGRMACGKAYLHLGLTPPAAPPGQAQGGLFDEG from the coding sequence ATGACGAGGGTCATCTCCGGCGAGCCGCAACACGGCGATCTCGCGCCCGCCGACCGCGCCCTGCGGCCCCAGACCCTGGCCGAGTTCGTCGGCCAGGAGCAGGCCAAGGGCAATCTCCGCGTCTTCATCGAGGCCGCCAAGGGCCGGGGCGAGGCGCTGGACCATGTGCTGCTGTTCGGCCCGCCGGGCCTGGGCAAGACCACCCTGGCCCAGATCGTCGCCCGTGAGCTGGGCGTGAACTTCCGCGCCACCTCGGGCCCGGTGCTGAACAAGCCCGGCGACCTGGCCGCGATCCTGACCAATCTGGAAGCCAACGACGTCTTGTTCATCGACGAGATCCACCGCTTGTCGTCGAACGTCGAGGAAATCCTCTATCCGGCCATGGAGGACCACGTCCTGGACCTGGTGATCGGCGAGGGACCCTCGGCGCGCTCGATCCGCATCGACCTGGCGCCCTTCACCCTGGTGGCGGCGACGACGCGGGCGGGCATGCTGGCCACGCCCTTGCGCGACCGCTTCGGCATCCCGATCCGGCTGGAGTTCTACACCCCGGCCGAATTGCGCCACGTGCTTCAGCACGCCGCCCGCAAGATGGGCGCCCCGCTGTCCGACGACGGCGCCGACGAAATCGCCAAGCGCGCCCGGGGCACGCCGCGCGTCGCCGGCCGCCTGCTGCGCCGCGTGCGCGACTTCGCCACCGCCGACGGCGCGACGATCATCGACCGCAAGGCCGCCGGCCTCGCCCTGGCTCGTCTGGAAGTCGACGAAAGCGGCCTCGACAGCCTGGACCGTCGCTACCTGCGGGCCATGATCGAGCACTATGGCGGCGGGCCGGTGGGCGTGGAGACCATCGCCTACGCCATCGCCGAGGCCCGCGACGCGGTCGAGGACGTGATCGAGCCCTATCTGATGCAGCAGGGCTTCATCCAGCGCACGCCGCGCGGCCGCATGGCCTGCGGCAAGGCCTACCTCCACCTGGGCCTCACCCCGCCCGCCGCCCCGCCGGGCCAGGCGCAGGGAGGCCTTTTCGATGAAGGTTAG
- the ybgC gene encoding tol-pal system-associated acyl-CoA thioesterase: MIEPTAGVFEGREHQLPVRIYYEDTDFTGIVYHANYLRYLERGRSDFFRMVGISHSELAQQDTGFAVIRMELDFKRAAKIDDALVVRTLYERVEGVRLHVSQRITRGEETILEAKAVAVCISLSGRPRRPTAEMTAKLAPWLAPPNEA, from the coding sequence ATGATTGAACCCACCGCCGGCGTCTTCGAGGGCCGCGAGCATCAGTTGCCCGTGCGCATCTACTATGAAGACACCGACTTCACCGGCATCGTCTACCACGCCAACTACCTGCGCTATCTGGAGCGCGGTCGCAGCGACTTCTTCCGGATGGTCGGCATCTCGCACAGCGAGCTCGCCCAGCAGGACACGGGCTTCGCCGTGATCCGCATGGAGCTGGACTTCAAGCGCGCGGCCAAGATCGACGACGCCCTGGTGGTGCGCACCCTGTATGAGCGGGTCGAGGGCGTCCGGCTTCACGTCAGCCAGCGGATCACGCGCGGCGAGGAGACGATCCTGGAGGCCAAGGCGGTCGCCGTCTGCATCAGTCTTTCGGGCCGTCCGCGCCGCCCGACGGCGGAGATGACGGCCAAGCTGGCGCCCTGGCTGGCGCCGCCGAACGAGGCTTGA
- the tolQ gene encoding protein TolQ, with protein MDASAAAPNFSFFALFMQADWVVKGVMIGLILASLGSWAVILDKLFRFNTLNRAADRFEEQVSGGRSLEDVAGEAGANPPHALPRMLQAALKEWRDAKTRAMTENQTAFLVARIDRILDTMIARETAKVEEGLGSLAIVATASPFIGLFGTVWGIMHAFQNIALSKNTSLAVVAPSIAEALFATAVGLIAAIPAYIAYNKFSTDAGKYAGRLEGFADDLSTAIQRRLTER; from the coding sequence ATGGACGCCTCGGCCGCCGCCCCCAATTTCTCGTTCTTCGCCCTGTTCATGCAGGCCGACTGGGTCGTCAAAGGCGTGATGATCGGCCTGATCCTGGCGTCGCTGGGCTCGTGGGCCGTGATCCTGGACAAGCTGTTCCGCTTCAACACCCTGAACCGCGCGGCCGACCGCTTCGAGGAGCAGGTCAGCGGCGGACGTTCGCTGGAGGACGTGGCGGGCGAGGCCGGCGCCAATCCGCCGCACGCCCTGCCGCGCATGCTGCAGGCGGCGCTGAAGGAATGGCGCGACGCCAAGACCCGGGCCATGACCGAGAACCAGACGGCCTTCCTGGTCGCCCGCATCGACCGCATCCTCGACACCATGATCGCCCGCGAGACCGCCAAGGTCGAAGAGGGGCTGGGCAGCCTGGCCATCGTCGCCACCGCCAGCCCGTTCATCGGTCTCTTCGGCACGGTCTGGGGCATCATGCACGCCTTCCAGAACATCGCCCTGTCGAAGAACACCTCGCTGGCCGTCGTCGCGCCGTCGATCGCCGAGGCCCTGTTCGCCACGGCCGTGGGCCTGATCGCCGCCATCCCGGCCTATATCGCCTACAACAAGTTCTCGACCGACGCGGGCAAGTACGCCGGCCGCCTGGAAGGCTTCGCCGACGACCTGTCGACCGCGATCCAGCGTCGCCTGACCGAGCGCTAA
- a CDS encoding biopolymer transporter ExbD, which translates to MAMSSNDAFATGGGRGRRRRGRRTRGALSEINVTPLVDVMLVLLIIFMISAPLLTAGVPLELPKTEAAALQNQDEPITVSIRKDGGIFVGETQIPFENLAPRISAIAGDGYDKPIFVRADGGATYSVVAQVMAGLSNAGFNKINLITETGGPSSGAAPRDAKPADAGDLRPAQ; encoded by the coding sequence ATGGCGATGTCCTCCAACGACGCCTTCGCCACCGGGGGCGGCCGAGGCCGCCGCCGCCGGGGCCGCCGCACGCGCGGGGCCCTGTCCGAGATCAACGTCACGCCCCTGGTCGACGTGATGCTGGTGCTGCTGATCATCTTCATGATCTCGGCGCCGCTGCTGACCGCCGGCGTGCCGCTGGAGCTGCCCAAGACGGAAGCCGCGGCCCTGCAGAACCAGGACGAGCCGATCACCGTCTCGATCCGCAAGGACGGCGGCATCTTCGTCGGCGAGACCCAGATTCCGTTCGAGAACCTGGCGCCGCGCATCAGCGCGATCGCCGGCGACGGCTACGACAAGCCGATCTTCGTCCGGGCCGACGGCGGCGCGACCTATTCGGTCGTCGCCCAGGTGATGGCGGGCCTGTCGAACGCCGGCTTCAACAAGATCAACCTGATCACCGAGACGGGCGGTCCCTCTTCGGGCGCGGCCCCGCGCGACGCCAAGCCGGCGGACGCGGGCGACCTGCGGCCGGCGCAGTAG
- a CDS encoding energy transducer TonB, translating into MIARREQRVSPALLGSIALHGAVAALIAFGLPWKSSKPITIGESVPVTIVANGPTNVRPAEEAPVEQTAQTPEPEPQATPQPPAPTPAPTPTPAPAPPPKPTPVPKPVPTPTPAKPTPQKKTDNNDFFASLEASIAKSQKATGKPTSNAPKGPARQETSVSARPALGAATGLSAAALGRLQGEVQQRWNPNCEVEGGANVNVRVVFVIGPGGRVVGQPESPGTSSPDPVVKAASDRAIRALFAASPFAYLPSDLYGQKIALNFNAKQACSR; encoded by the coding sequence ATGATCGCCCGCCGCGAACAACGGGTCTCTCCGGCTCTGCTGGGCTCGATCGCGCTGCATGGCGCGGTCGCGGCGCTGATCGCGTTCGGCCTGCCGTGGAAGTCGTCCAAGCCGATCACCATCGGCGAGTCGGTGCCGGTGACCATCGTCGCCAACGGTCCGACCAATGTCCGCCCGGCCGAGGAAGCGCCGGTCGAGCAGACCGCCCAGACGCCCGAGCCCGAGCCGCAGGCCACGCCGCAGCCGCCCGCGCCCACGCCTGCCCCGACGCCGACGCCCGCTCCCGCGCCGCCGCCCAAGCCGACGCCGGTCCCCAAGCCCGTTCCGACCCCGACACCGGCCAAGCCCACGCCGCAGAAGAAGACCGACAACAACGACTTCTTCGCCTCGCTGGAGGCCTCGATCGCCAAGTCCCAGAAGGCGACCGGCAAGCCGACTTCCAACGCGCCGAAGGGCCCTGCGCGGCAGGAGACCTCGGTCTCGGCCCGTCCGGCTCTGGGCGCGGCCACGGGCCTCTCGGCCGCCGCGCTGGGCCGCCTGCAGGGCGAGGTGCAGCAGCGCTGGAACCCCAACTGCGAGGTCGAGGGCGGCGCCAACGTCAATGTTCGCGTGGTCTTCGTGATCGGGCCGGGCGGCCGCGTCGTCGGCCAGCCGGAGTCGCCGGGCACCAGCTCGCCCGATCCGGTGGTCAAGGCCGCTTCGGACCGCGCCATCCGCGCGCTGTTCGCCGCCTCGCCGTTCGCCTACCTGCCGTCGGACCTGTACGGTCAGAAAATCGCCCTGAACTTCAACGCAAAACAGGCCTGTTCGCGTTGA